CATGAGCAGCGATATTCATGCCCTCAGCATCGACGCCCGCGCTCCTGAACAATCCTGAGCCGCGCGGCCTCAAGGAAAGCTGGCGCGGCCGCGATGGGGAGTCGCGCCTGGTGCGTGGCGATCACCTGGACATGCTGGCCAGCCTGGCCTCGGATTCGGTGGACTGCATCTGGACCGACCCGCCCTACTTCCTGTCCAACGGCGGCACCACCTGTCACGCCGGCAAGCGCGTGGCCGTGCACAAGGGCGCCTGGGATCAGAGCCAGGGCGTAGCGGCGGACCACGCTTTCAACCGCGCCTGGCTGGCCGAGTGCCGACGCGTGCTGAAACCGAGCGGCACCATCTGGGTGAGCGGCACTCACCATGTCTATCTCTCGGTCGGCATGGCGATGATGGAACTCGGCTACCGCCTGTTGAACGACATCGTGTGGGAAAAACCCAATCCGCCGCCCAATCTCGGCTGCCGCTGCTTCACCCACGCCACCGAGATGATCCTGTGGGCAGCCAAGTCGGCCAAGGGCGCAAGTGATCGCTACACCTTCAATTACGCCGACATGAAGGCCGAGAACGACGGACGCCAGATGAAGAACGTGTGGCGCTTCACCGCGCCGGGCAACGACGAGAAGCGCCACGGCAAGCATCCGACCCAGAAGCCGCTCGCGCTGATCGAACGCTGCCTGCTGGCGAGCACCCATGCCGGCGACCTGGTGGTCGACCCGTTCGCGGGTTCGGCCTCGACCGGCGTCGCCGCGCTCGGCGCGGGGCGCCGCTTCGTCGGCGCCGAGATCGACGCAAATTACTGCAAGCTCGCCGGCAAGCGCCTGAAGTCCGCTGAACTCGCGCGCGACGACGAGAGCCCATGAACCCGACCCTGGCACTGACCCGCGACCTCATCGCCTGTCCGTCCGTGACGCCGACCGATGCCGGCTGCCTGGACATGATTGCCGCGCGCCTGGCGCCGCTCGGTTTCGAGTGCGTGCGGCTGCCGTCCAACGACGTCGACAACCTGTGGGCAGTGCGCGGCGTGCACGGCCCGTGCCTGGCCTTCGCCGGCCACACCGACGTGGTGCCGCCCGGGCCGCTGGACGCCTGGACGCGCCCACCCTTCGAACCCCAGGTGGTGGACGGCAAGCTGTGGGGGCGCGGTGCGGCCGACATGAAGGGCAGTCTCGCGGCGATGGTGGTGGCGGTCGAACGCTTCGTCGCCGCGCATCCAGGCCATGACGGTCGCATCGCCTTCATGCTGACCTCCGACGAGGAAGGCCCGGCCACCGACGGCACGGTGCGCATCGTGCGGCACCTGCGCGACCATGCCATCCCGATCGACTGGTGCATCGTCGGCGAGCCGAGCAGCGACCGGCGCCTCGGCGACACGGTGCGCGTGGGCCGGCGCGGTTCGCTGAACGGCCGCCTGACGGTGCGCGGCGTGCAGGGTCACGTCGCCTATCCCGATCGCGCGGACAATCCCTTCCATCGCGCGCTGCCGGCGCTGGCCGAACTCGCGGCACGGCGCTGGGATGCCGGCAACGCGTTCTATCCGCCGACGTCCTTCCAGATCTCCAACGTGCACACCGGCACCGGCGCGGAGAACGTCATTCCGGGCGTGATGGAAGTGCTGTTCAACTTCCGCTACTGCACGGAACAGACCGAGGCCGGCCTGAAGGCGGCGGTACACGAGCTGCTGGACCGCCACGGTCTCGACTACCAACTCGCCTGGCACCTGTCCGGCGCGCCCTTCCTCACGGTCGGCGGCAAGCTGGTCGATGCGGTGCAAAAGGTGCTCGCCGCCGAACTCGACGTGCGTCCCGAGCTCTCCACCGGCGGCGGCACATCGGACGGGCGCTTCATCGCGCCGCTGGGCGTCGAAGTGGTCGAGCTCGGCCCGATCAACGCCAGCATCCACAAGATTGACGAATGGGTAAACGTCGACGAGCTAGAACAGCTCGCGCGGGTCTACCAGGGCATACTCACGGAATTGCTCGGCGCCTGAGTGCCGGGGTTCGAAAACGACGACGCCGGCACGGGGCCGGCGTCGTAGGCATGCGCGACAGGCGCGCCGCGGGTCGGATCAATGGAACTGCTGTTCCTCGGTCGAACCGGTCAGCGCGGTGACCGAGGACTGACCGCCCTGGATCACGGTGGTGACGTCATCGAAGTAACCGGCGCCCACTTCCTGCTGGTGGCTGGCGAAGGTGTAACCACGCTTGGCGGCCGCGAATTCCTTCTCCTGCACCATCTCCACGTAGGCGGTCATGCCCTTTTCCACGTAGTTCTGCGCGAGGTCGAACATGTTGTACCACATGTTGTGGATGCCGGCCAAAGTGATGAACTGGTACTTGTAGCCCATCGCGCCCAGCTCGCGCTGGAACTTGGCGATGGAGGCGTCGTCGAGGTTCTTCTTCCAGTTGAACGACGGCGAGCAGTTGTAGGCCAGGAGCTGGTCGGGGAACTGCTTCTTGATCGCTTCGGCAAAGCGCTTGGCTTCGTCCATGTCCGGCACCGCGGTTTCGCACCACAGGAGATCGGCATAGGGCGCATAGGCGAGACCGCGGGCGATGGCCTGGTCGAGGCCGGCATTGGTCACGTAGAAGCCTTCCGAGGTGCGCTCACCGGTGACGAACGGGTGGTCGCGCTCGTCGATGTCGGAGGTCAGGAGGTTGGCGGCGTTGGCGTCGGTACGCGCCAGCACCACGGTCGGCACGTTGGCGGTATCGGCGGCAAGACGCGCGGCGACCAGCTTCTGCACGGCTTCCTGGGTCGGCACCAGCACCTTGCCACCCATGTGACCGCACTTCTTGACGGACGCCAGCTGGTCCTCGAAGTGCACGCCGGCGGCGCCGGCTTCGATCATGTTCTTCATCAGTTCAAAGGCGTTCAGCACGCCACCAAAGCCGGCTTCGGCGTCGGCCACGATCGGAATGAAGTAGTCGATGTTGCCGTTCTGCTTCGACCACTGGATCTCATCGGCGCGCTTGAAGGCGTTGTTGATGCGGCGAACCATGGTCGGCACCGAGTTGACGGCGTACAGCGACTGGTCGGGATACATGGTCTCGGAGGTGTTGCCGTCGGCGGCCACCTGCCAGCCGGACAGGTAGATGGCCTGGATGCCGGCCTTGACCTGCTGCACGGCCTGGCCGCCGGTGAGGGCGCCGAGGCAGGGCACGAAGTCGGCGGTGTTGACCAGGTTCCAGAGCTTTTCGGCGCCACGGCGGGCCAAGGTGTGCTCGACCACGACGCTGCCGCGCAGGCGAATCACGTCTTCCGCGGAATACGGGCGGGTGACGCCCTTCCAACGCGGATTGGTGGCCCAATCCTGCTTGAGCTGCTTAGCTTGTTCCTCGAATGACGCCATGCTCGTGTACTCCTGCGAATGTCACTGATAAATAAGAATCGTGAGCCTCTCATGCCACGCTGGGACGAAGCTCGGTGTCCGGTCGGCGCGCCGCGCGACGCAAGGGGTGTGGGGGCATGGCGCCCGAGGGCGCGGATGGTAATCCCCCCCGCCAGTGCCAGCAAGGAAATACGCGGGAAAACGTCGACTTCCGCGCGCCCGACCGAGGCGGTCGCGGCTGTCCTCGTGTAGGGCCGGCCGTCGTCTTCCAGACGGCCCGGCATGAGCCGTCGCGCAGAGCGGCCCGCAAGGTACGTTGCAGTGCACCAAGTGTCAATGTGCCCCGATCAAAATTGACAATCCCAGGCGCCCTCGGCGAAGGTGTCGCCGCGCGCCGGGCGTGATGGAAGCAGCGCGCGGATGGTGCGCGTCTCGCGCCCATAACCTCACGATATTGCGGCATTTCAGCGCGCACTCGCGCCCTGCGACCATTTACGCGGGCAACCCGGAACGTATAAATTCAGACGCGGTGCGACACGCCAGTGCCACGCCCGCAAGTGTTCGACGATGAGCCATGTCCAATCAACCCGCACACCACCGTGAATCCGGCGTCGCGCTCCAGGAAGCGCAACCCAAACTCAAGAAGCCGCCGCTGTACCGGGTGGTGATGTTGAACGACGACTACACGCCCATGGAATTCGTGGTGCACGTGCTGGAAAAGTTCTTCCAAATGAACCGACCGACCGCTACGAGGGTCATGTTGGAAGTGCATACACAAGGGAAAGGTGTGTGCGGTATATTCACCCACGAGATAGCCGAAACCAAGGTGGCGCAAGTCAACACCTACGCACGCGACAACGAGCACCCGTTGCTGTGCACTCTCGAACTCGACTCGTGACCTGCCATTAGAGGACGCCGCAGTGCTTAGCAAAGAACTCGAAGTCACGCTCAACATGGCCTTCAAGGAGGCCCGCGAACAGCGCCACGAATTCATGACCGTCGAGCATCTGCTGCTGGCGCTGCTGGACAACCCGACTGCCGCCAAGGTGCTGCGCGCCTGCGGCGCCGACCTCAACGCGCTGCGCCGTCAACTCATCGAATTCATCCGCGAATCGTCCCCGCTGCTGCCGGAAGACGAAGACCGCGATACCCAGCCGACCC
Above is a genomic segment from Pseudomonadota bacterium containing:
- the aceA gene encoding isocitrate lyase is translated as MASFEEQAKQLKQDWATNPRWKGVTRPYSAEDVIRLRGSVVVEHTLARRGAEKLWNLVNTADFVPCLGALTGGQAVQQVKAGIQAIYLSGWQVAADGNTSETMYPDQSLYAVNSVPTMVRRINNAFKRADEIQWSKQNGNIDYFIPIVADAEAGFGGVLNAFELMKNMIEAGAAGVHFEDQLASVKKCGHMGGKVLVPTQEAVQKLVAARLAADTANVPTVVLARTDANAANLLTSDIDERDHPFVTGERTSEGFYVTNAGLDQAIARGLAYAPYADLLWCETAVPDMDEAKRFAEAIKKQFPDQLLAYNCSPSFNWKKNLDDASIAKFQRELGAMGYKYQFITLAGIHNMWYNMFDLAQNYVEKGMTAYVEMVQEKEFAAAKRGYTFASHQQEVGAGYFDDVTTVIQGGQSSVTALTGSTEEQQFH
- the dapE gene encoding succinyl-diaminopimelate desuccinylase → MNPTLALTRDLIACPSVTPTDAGCLDMIAARLAPLGFECVRLPSNDVDNLWAVRGVHGPCLAFAGHTDVVPPGPLDAWTRPPFEPQVVDGKLWGRGAADMKGSLAAMVVAVERFVAAHPGHDGRIAFMLTSDEEGPATDGTVRIVRHLRDHAIPIDWCIVGEPSSDRRLGDTVRVGRRGSLNGRLTVRGVQGHVAYPDRADNPFHRALPALAELAARRWDAGNAFYPPTSFQISNVHTGTGAENVIPGVMEVLFNFRYCTEQTEAGLKAAVHELLDRHGLDYQLAWHLSGAPFLTVGGKLVDAVQKVLAAELDVRPELSTGGGTSDGRFIAPLGVEVVELGPINASIHKIDEWVNVDELEQLARVYQGILTELLGA
- a CDS encoding site-specific DNA-methyltransferase — protein: MPSASTPALLNNPEPRGLKESWRGRDGESRLVRGDHLDMLASLASDSVDCIWTDPPYFLSNGGTTCHAGKRVAVHKGAWDQSQGVAADHAFNRAWLAECRRVLKPSGTIWVSGTHHVYLSVGMAMMELGYRLLNDIVWEKPNPPPNLGCRCFTHATEMILWAAKSAKGASDRYTFNYADMKAENDGRQMKNVWRFTAPGNDEKRHGKHPTQKPLALIERCLLASTHAGDLVVDPFAGSASTGVAALGAGRRFVGAEIDANYCKLAGKRLKSAELARDDESP
- the clpS gene encoding ATP-dependent Clp protease adapter ClpS; this translates as MSNQPAHHRESGVALQEAQPKLKKPPLYRVVMLNDDYTPMEFVVHVLEKFFQMNRPTATRVMLEVHTQGKGVCGIFTHEIAETKVAQVNTYARDNEHPLLCTLELDS